A single region of the Latilactobacillus curvatus JCM 1096 = DSM 20019 genome encodes:
- a CDS encoding ArpU family phage packaging/lysis transcriptional regulator, whose translation MIIDRINQQASINNARKLLKSYGTIRRLATVNTSHPLHEQAKRDLKCIQAIVGGMEDTQASIINMCYLDGSHKTRQYIADTIGYSRSSYNRFKNRALLAFAESYNNQELLVYK comes from the coding sequence ATGATCATTGACCGAATAAACCAACAAGCAAGTATCAACAACGCCAGGAAGCTGTTAAAGAGCTATGGCACGATTAGACGGCTAGCCACGGTAAATACTAGTCATCCCTTACACGAGCAGGCTAAGCGTGATTTAAAGTGTATTCAAGCGATTGTAGGAGGAATGGAAGACACGCAAGCATCCATTATTAATATGTGTTACTTAGACGGTAGTCATAAAACAAGGCAATATATAGCGGATACGATAGGGTATAGCAGGTCTAGTTATAATCGGTTTAAGAATAGGGCGTTATTAGCTTTTGCCGAAAGCTATAATAATCAAGAGTTGCTTGTTTATAAGTAG
- a CDS encoding adenylosuccinate synthase, with amino-acid sequence MTSVVVVGTQWGDEGKGKITDFLGQNADAIARYQGGDNAGHTIQLGDTTYHLQLIPSGIFNSDKLSVIGNGVVVNPKTLVSELKYLTDQGINVSQLRVSDRAHVILPYHSKLDGLQEAAKGDQKIGTTNRGIGPAYMDKAARSGIRIADLLDKELFATKLKQNLDEKNALFTKIYGAEPLEYETMFAEYYQYGQEIKQYVCDTSVVLNDVLDQKGNVLFEGAQGILLDIDQGTYPFVTSSNPAGGVSTGSGVGASRIDEVVGVAKAYTSRVGDGPFPTQLDDETGDFIREAGHEYGTVTGRPRRVGWFDSVVLRHSKRVAGVTQLSLNCVDVLTGIKTLKICVAYELDGEQIDRYPASLRELERCTPIYEELPGWDEDITGAKTLEDFPANARHYVERIQELVDLPLATFAVGPDREQTNVLSAIW; translated from the coding sequence ATGACATCTGTAGTAGTTGTTGGAACACAGTGGGGCGATGAAGGTAAAGGCAAGATTACCGACTTTTTAGGTCAAAATGCTGATGCTATCGCGCGTTATCAAGGTGGCGACAATGCAGGTCATACCATTCAGTTGGGTGACACAACTTACCATTTACAATTAATTCCATCTGGGATTTTTAACAGTGACAAACTCAGCGTGATTGGCAACGGGGTCGTTGTAAATCCGAAGACCCTCGTTTCTGAATTGAAATATTTAACGGATCAAGGGATCAACGTGAGTCAATTAAGAGTATCAGATCGGGCACACGTTATCTTGCCATACCATTCTAAATTGGATGGCTTACAAGAAGCAGCCAAGGGTGATCAAAAGATTGGGACGACTAATCGTGGGATTGGCCCAGCTTATATGGATAAAGCCGCTCGGAGTGGGATTCGGATTGCCGATTTATTGGACAAGGAACTCTTTGCAACTAAATTAAAACAAAACTTAGACGAAAAAAATGCGCTCTTTACTAAAATCTACGGTGCTGAACCACTTGAATATGAGACAATGTTTGCAGAATATTATCAATATGGTCAAGAAATTAAACAATATGTTTGTGATACTTCAGTTGTTTTGAATGATGTTTTGGATCAAAAGGGGAATGTCTTATTTGAAGGCGCACAAGGCATCCTCTTGGATATCGACCAAGGTACGTATCCATTTGTGACATCATCAAACCCTGCCGGCGGCGTTTCAACAGGTTCAGGAGTTGGTGCTTCACGGATTGACGAAGTGGTTGGGGTGGCTAAGGCTTATACCTCACGCGTTGGTGATGGCCCATTCCCAACTCAGTTAGATGATGAAACTGGCGACTTCATTCGTGAAGCCGGTCATGAATATGGTACTGTTACTGGTCGCCCAAGACGCGTTGGCTGGTTCGACTCAGTTGTGCTTCGTCATTCAAAACGAGTGGCGGGTGTGACCCAATTATCATTAAACTGTGTGGATGTCCTAACTGGGATTAAAACATTGAAGATCTGTGTCGCTTACGAATTAGATGGCGAACAAATCGATCGTTATCCAGCAAGTCTCCGCGAATTAGAACGTTGCACACCGATTTATGAAGAATTACCTGGTTGGGATGAAGATATCACGGGTGCTAAGACGCTAGAAGACTTTCCAGCTAATGCGCGACACTATGTTGAACGAATTCAAGAATTAGTTGATTTACCATTAGCAACATTTGCTGTTGGTCCAGATCGTGAACAAACAAATGTCTTATCTGCTATCTGGTAG
- a CDS encoding helix-turn-helix transcriptional regulator, with the protein MSVGNALKEARMNVGVTQEQVAQNLFVTRQTVSRWEQDKTLPNVHVLKTLSVLYGIPIDFMSGIIHYWACALSSR; encoded by the coding sequence ATGTCAGTTGGGAATGCTTTAAAGGAAGCTAGGATGAATGTTGGGGTGACGCAGGAACAAGTTGCACAGAATTTGTTTGTTACACGTCAAACGGTTTCTAGATGGGAGCAAGATAAAACATTACCAAACGTTCATGTTTTAAAAACACTTAGTGTGCTTTATGGTATTCCAATTGATTTCATGTCTGGCATTATTCATTATTGGGCTTGTGCTTTATCCAGTCGCTAA
- the brnQ gene encoding branched-chain amino acid transport system II carrier protein, which translates to MLEERKLTKRDYFVVSSMLFGLFFGAGNLIFPLHLGQLAGQNWVPAALGFLVTGVLLPLLSVLAISITRSEGVYDVGRPLGPVFALLFMILIHGTIGPLFGTPRTATVSYTVGLAPLVPKNFQTVGLLVFSAVFFGLALFFSLEENKIVNNIGKLLNPVFLVLLAGVFFLAFSSPMGHAGVQHATAAYTSGSFVNGFLQGYNTMDALAGLAFGVTVVTAVRTLGKKRANSVALVTARAGVFAMAMIAVIYVGLIFVGAMSLGKFKVSANGGIAFDQIVNHYMGVAGQAILATLITVTCLTTAIGLVAAFAQDFHKHFPKVSYRTWLVLTTLASFLTANIGLNQIIAWSTPMLMFLYPLSMVLILLSVASPLFHKDPVVYKFVVLFTVVPAFFDMVTAFPAVVSQSSFGKAMTGFEQAYLPFANYGLAWLVPALVGTVLGVAVHVFKRVSARNTVSQTK; encoded by the coding sequence ATGTTAGAGGAACGTAAACTCACTAAACGCGATTATTTCGTGGTTAGTTCAATGCTTTTTGGTCTATTCTTTGGTGCTGGTAACTTGATTTTTCCATTACATTTAGGCCAGCTAGCGGGACAGAATTGGGTGCCTGCCGCGCTTGGCTTCTTAGTCACTGGTGTGTTATTGCCATTATTATCCGTTTTAGCAATCAGTATCACTCGTTCCGAAGGTGTCTATGATGTTGGGCGGCCTTTAGGTCCCGTATTCGCGCTCTTATTCATGATCTTGATCCACGGCACCATCGGCCCACTTTTTGGTACACCACGAACAGCCACCGTTTCCTACACGGTTGGCTTAGCGCCACTAGTACCAAAGAATTTCCAAACAGTTGGTTTATTAGTTTTCTCCGCTGTTTTCTTCGGCTTAGCCCTCTTTTTCTCATTAGAGGAAAATAAAATCGTCAACAATATCGGTAAGTTATTAAATCCAGTTTTCTTAGTCTTATTAGCTGGCGTTTTCTTCTTAGCTTTTAGTTCACCAATGGGCCACGCCGGTGTTCAACACGCCACCGCTGCTTATACATCAGGCTCTTTCGTCAATGGTTTCTTGCAAGGTTATAACACGATGGACGCCTTAGCTGGCTTAGCCTTCGGGGTCACCGTAGTTACCGCCGTTCGCACCTTAGGCAAAAAACGCGCTAACAGTGTCGCGCTGGTCACTGCCCGTGCCGGTGTCTTCGCAATGGCAATGATCGCCGTCATCTACGTTGGTTTGATCTTCGTTGGCGCGATGTCCTTAGGTAAATTCAAAGTTTCCGCTAATGGCGGCATCGCTTTTGACCAAATTGTCAATCATTATATGGGCGTCGCTGGTCAGGCCATCTTAGCCACTTTGATCACCGTCACTTGCTTAACCACGGCGATCGGTTTAGTTGCGGCTTTTGCCCAAGACTTTCATAAACATTTTCCCAAAGTTAGCTACCGCACTTGGTTAGTTCTAACTACTCTGGCATCATTCTTGACCGCTAATATCGGTTTAAATCAAATCATCGCTTGGTCAACGCCAATGTTGATGTTCTTATACCCACTATCAATGGTCTTGATTTTATTGTCAGTCGCTTCACCACTGTTCCACAAAGACCCAGTCGTGTATAAATTCGTTGTTCTCTTTACCGTTGTTCCTGCTTTTTTCGACATGGTAACTGCTTTTCCAGCGGTCGTCAGCCAAAGTAGCTTCGGTAAAGCGATGACTGGCTTCGAACAGGCATACTTGCCATTCGCCAACTACGGCTTAGCTTGGTTAGTCCCTGCCTTAGTCGGTACCGTTTTAGGGGTTGCCGTCCACGTCTTCAAACGTGTTAGCGCCCGCAACACCGTTTCACAAACTAAATAG
- a CDS encoding SDR family oxidoreductase, producing the protein MTKNVLVTGGNGYLGLHIILQLLNQGYHVRATLRQLDKQTTVRTALKENQAQHRENLSFVAADLTQDAGWATAMQNIDYVLSVASPVFSNDPNSDTTATEGILRILKAAQQAHVKRVVMTANFGAIGFSNHDQTSITTEADWTDPNEKGLSAYEKFKLIAEQAAWQFIEQSHGSLELTTINPVAIMGPALDAHVSGSFDLLKNLLNGRPKMIPNIPLNLIDVRDVADLHIRALTAPHAGGQRFLASAAGQISLPEIAALIRQKRPQIAQNIPTKTMPNLLLSSAALFNQTAREGNLLVHVNRQLSTQKAQDILKWQPHFDNTTIVLDSIDTLIQYGLLP; encoded by the coding sequence ATGACAAAAAACGTATTAGTTACCGGCGGCAACGGTTATCTGGGTCTGCACATTATCTTACAACTTTTAAATCAAGGTTATCACGTCCGTGCCACCTTACGCCAACTCGACAAACAAACCACCGTCCGCACCGCCCTAAAAGAAAATCAGGCGCAACACCGCGAAAATTTAAGTTTTGTCGCCGCTGATCTCACTCAAGATGCTGGCTGGGCGACAGCCATGCAGAACATCGACTACGTGCTAAGTGTAGCATCACCCGTTTTTTCCAATGACCCGAACAGCGACACAACTGCCACCGAGGGTATTTTACGCATTTTAAAGGCCGCCCAACAGGCCCACGTCAAGCGTGTTGTCATGACCGCCAACTTTGGCGCCATCGGCTTCAGTAATCACGACCAAACGAGCATCACCACTGAAGCCGATTGGACTGATCCTAACGAAAAAGGCTTATCGGCCTATGAAAAATTCAAACTGATCGCCGAACAGGCTGCCTGGCAGTTTATTGAACAAAGTCACGGCAGTTTAGAACTGACTACGATCAATCCGGTGGCGATCATGGGCCCAGCATTAGACGCCCACGTTTCTGGCAGCTTCGATCTATTGAAAAATTTACTTAACGGTCGTCCCAAAATGATTCCCAATATCCCACTCAATCTGATCGATGTGCGCGATGTTGCTGACTTACACATTCGTGCGCTGACCGCACCTCACGCTGGCGGGCAACGTTTTCTGGCTAGTGCTGCTGGTCAGATATCACTACCAGAGATAGCAGCACTGATTCGCCAAAAACGACCGCAAATTGCCCAAAACATTCCCACTAAAACGATGCCGAACTTGCTTTTAAGCAGCGCTGCTTTGTTCAACCAGACCGCCCGCGAAGGCAATTTATTAGTGCACGTCAATCGTCAGTTGAGTACCCAAAAAGCGCAAGATATCCTAAAATGGCAGCCACATTTTGATAATACGACCATCGTATTAGATAGCATTGACACGTTAATTCAATATGGACTACTGCCTTAA
- a CDS encoding class A sortase, whose protein sequence is MQKKTRNRLINGLLAILLVVGLVLVFINPIRNQLVKMMAHRQMDVTAAQIKKNQHKKASFDFDKVDSLDTKQIVNAAIKGDVIVLGKVAIPSVKMALPVMKGVSEDTMAQGGGTMKPDQQMGAVNNYALAGHSFQNIFLPLENVRVSDKVYLTDMEKVYTYKVDYKASISPYDVKVIDDVPGRKMVTLITCDKTVRRWCIQGELVKTQKATKKMLAVFGN, encoded by the coding sequence ATGCAAAAAAAGACAAGAAACCGATTAATTAATGGCTTATTAGCCATTCTGTTAGTGGTTGGATTAGTGTTGGTCTTCATCAATCCAATCCGCAACCAACTGGTTAAAATGATGGCGCATCGTCAGATGGACGTCACAGCTGCTCAAATTAAGAAAAACCAACATAAAAAAGCGAGCTTTGATTTTGATAAGGTTGATTCACTCGATACAAAACAGATTGTGAATGCCGCTATTAAAGGCGATGTGATTGTCTTAGGAAAAGTTGCAATTCCAAGTGTCAAGATGGCCTTGCCAGTCATGAAAGGCGTCTCAGAGGACACAATGGCTCAAGGTGGAGGCACAATGAAACCTGATCAGCAAATGGGTGCAGTTAACAATTATGCTTTAGCAGGGCATTCTTTCCAAAACATCTTTCTGCCACTTGAAAATGTGCGCGTCAGCGATAAGGTCTACTTAACGGATATGGAAAAAGTCTACACGTACAAAGTTGATTACAAAGCTTCAATCAGTCCATACGACGTAAAAGTCATCGATGATGTACCAGGTCGTAAAATGGTGACACTGATTACCTGTGATAAAACGGTCCGCAGATGGTGTATTCAAGGTGAACTCGTGAAGACCCAAAAGGCAACAAAGAAAATGTTAGCTGTTTTCGGGAATTAA
- the yycF gene encoding response regulator YycF — MAKKILVVDDEKPISDIVKFNLTKEGYEVYTAYDGEEALQQVEEAVPDLILLDLMLPKIDGLEVARQVRKSHDMPIIMVTAKDSEIDKVIGLELGADDYVTKPFSNRELVARVKANLRRQGTTSQSDKEANEENHEINIGDLTIHPDAYIVSKRGDKIELTHREFELLHYLAKHIGQVMTREHLLQTVWGYDYFGDVRTVDVTVRRLREKIEDNPSHPEWLVTRRGVGYYLRNPEQE; from the coding sequence ATGGCTAAAAAAATACTAGTCGTTGATGATGAAAAACCGATCTCTGACATTGTTAAATTTAATCTAACCAAAGAGGGTTACGAAGTCTACACGGCTTATGATGGTGAAGAAGCCTTACAACAAGTTGAAGAGGCTGTCCCAGATTTAATTCTATTAGATCTGATGTTACCGAAGATTGATGGGCTAGAAGTAGCCCGCCAAGTGCGTAAATCGCATGATATGCCAATTATTATGGTGACGGCTAAAGATTCTGAAATCGATAAAGTGATTGGCCTCGAACTCGGTGCCGATGATTATGTGACGAAACCATTCTCAAATCGAGAATTAGTGGCGCGAGTTAAGGCTAACCTACGCCGGCAAGGTACAACGAGTCAATCAGATAAAGAAGCGAATGAAGAAAATCACGAGATTAACATCGGGGATTTAACGATCCATCCTGATGCTTATATTGTGTCAAAACGGGGCGACAAGATTGAATTAACGCATCGTGAATTTGAATTGTTACATTATTTAGCCAAGCATATCGGCCAAGTGATGACCCGTGAACACTTGTTACAAACGGTTTGGGGATATGATTACTTCGGTGATGTCCGGACAGTCGATGTGACGGTCCGCCGTTTACGTGAAAAAATTGAAGACAACCCCAGCCACCCAGAATGGTTAGTGACACGCCGGGGTGTTGGTTACTACTTAAGAAATCCTGAGCAGGAGTAA
- a CDS encoding DUF2292 domain-containing protein: protein MVKIIITDQQQSKEYQLPSYGSLTVTTQNNKVVFIERTDKTKLV, encoded by the coding sequence ATGGTCAAAATTATTATTACGGATCAACAGCAAAGCAAAGAATATCAGTTACCAAGTTATGGGAGCTTAACTGTTACAACTCAAAATAATAAGGTGGTGTTCATTGAACGAACAGACAAGACTAAATTAGTTTAA
- a CDS encoding VanZ family protein → MVYVSNIITVAIAFPFVAIILTVPLLVYHYHRYGSLTILRSVILYSFMFYLVAAYCLIILPLPPRSVVAHLTTPRYNLVPFTFVREFINSTHFVWTEPSSYLATLKQAATIQPLFNIFLTVPFGIYLRYFFKTSFKQTLLLSFTLFLFFELTQLSGLYGIYPRPYRLFDVDDLLLNISGGLLGFYLQPLVTFFLPTRESLDQAAYARGQKVGYFRRLLALAVDYCVLGIITFAIAVIWRLLKLPTIHSEMLQYCLATGAYFLMLPVFWRGKTPGQSLLQLQIVADHHPRWAIFWRQLLLFFIVIPSFQLWRVTLDAAVASGQQHFDVYLFIIGLSLLPPLLFTGNFLLSWVTKRPQLFYEKLTHTRVISSIHPTQQP, encoded by the coding sequence ATGGTTTACGTCAGCAATATCATTACTGTGGCAATTGCCTTTCCATTCGTCGCAATCATCTTAACCGTTCCACTGTTAGTTTACCACTATCATCGTTATGGTTCGCTAACCATCCTGCGTAGTGTAATTCTCTACAGCTTCATGTTCTATTTGGTAGCCGCTTACTGCTTAATTATTCTTCCCCTCCCCCCACGCTCGGTGGTCGCTCATTTAACCACCCCGCGCTATAACTTAGTTCCCTTTACGTTTGTCCGGGAGTTTATCAACTCAACCCATTTCGTTTGGACCGAACCGAGTTCATACCTCGCAACACTTAAACAAGCGGCAACCATTCAGCCGTTGTTTAACATCTTTTTAACCGTTCCATTTGGCATTTATTTACGTTACTTCTTTAAAACGTCTTTCAAACAGACCTTATTACTTAGTTTTACGTTATTCCTATTCTTTGAACTCACGCAACTTTCCGGACTGTATGGTATTTATCCTCGCCCTTATCGGTTATTTGATGTTGATGACTTATTGCTCAACATCTCTGGCGGGCTGCTTGGATTTTATCTCCAGCCCTTGGTCACCTTTTTCTTACCCACTCGTGAAAGTTTGGATCAAGCAGCCTATGCGCGCGGTCAAAAAGTGGGCTACTTCCGGCGCTTATTGGCACTTGCCGTTGATTACTGTGTGTTAGGCATCATTACATTTGCAATTGCTGTTATCTGGCGATTACTAAAACTACCCACCATTCATTCAGAAATGCTTCAGTACTGCCTGGCAACTGGTGCTTACTTCTTAATGCTCCCCGTTTTTTGGCGTGGCAAAACACCTGGTCAATCTCTCCTGCAACTACAGATTGTCGCTGACCATCATCCTCGTTGGGCGATCTTCTGGCGCCAGCTACTCCTATTTTTCATCGTCATTCCCAGTTTTCAACTCTGGCGCGTCACCCTGGATGCCGCTGTTGCTAGTGGCCAACAACATTTTGACGTCTATCTCTTTATTATCGGTCTCTCACTCTTACCACCACTGTTATTCACCGGTAACTTCTTATTAAGTTGGGTGACTAAACGACCACAATTATTCTACGAGAAACTAACCCATACACGGGTCATTAGTAGCATTCACCCCACTCAGCAACCTTAA
- a CDS encoding DUF1002 domain-containing protein, translating to MFNKLKFLIPIAFTAIIGLSAQPAFADSTTSWDKPVATLGTSLSSTQKADTLKTLENAANVTDVSELTVTGSTLVKYLDQNQQTFNANSSVYSSALIQKNDSNTGINVKIIDFNGHNNITTITANQYKNAALTAGVTNATIYVTSAIPIDGSGALAGVYAAFAENGDSLNQAQVTAAQDEMSTLSDITQANKGTDGYSDSQLNNAVTGAKKDMASKGNNLTVNQITTIVNNQLEQNNLTNIINNNQKQQIINVLVKIQDSGALNSDDFKNQAGKLMNNIQSGAKNIFNKLNTQSNRNFIQKLFDSMANFFKGLFN from the coding sequence ATGTTTAATAAATTGAAGTTCCTCATCCCCATTGCATTTACTGCTATTATCGGTCTGAGCGCACAACCGGCCTTTGCCGACAGCACCACATCGTGGGACAAACCCGTTGCCACTCTTGGGACCAGCCTTTCTAGCACCCAAAAAGCTGATACCCTTAAGACACTGGAAAATGCCGCGAACGTCACAGATGTCAGTGAACTAACAGTGACCGGTTCCACACTTGTAAAATATCTTGATCAAAATCAACAAACATTTAACGCCAACTCAAGTGTCTACTCAAGTGCTTTAATTCAAAAAAATGACAGCAATACCGGCATCAATGTTAAAATTATCGATTTTAATGGCCATAACAACATCACCACAATTACAGCCAACCAATATAAAAATGCGGCCTTAACCGCCGGCGTCACGAATGCGACAATTTACGTGACTTCCGCCATTCCAATCGATGGCTCTGGCGCCTTAGCTGGCGTTTACGCCGCTTTCGCTGAAAATGGCGATTCACTCAACCAAGCGCAAGTAACTGCTGCTCAAGACGAAATGAGCACCCTCAGCGATATCACACAGGCTAATAAAGGCACCGATGGTTATTCAGATTCCCAATTGAATAATGCCGTCACAGGTGCCAAAAAAGACATGGCAAGTAAGGGCAATAATCTGACTGTTAACCAAATTACTACCATCGTCAATAATCAACTCGAACAAAACAACCTCACCAACATCATCAACAATAATCAAAAACAACAAATCATTAATGTTCTCGTTAAAATCCAAGATTCCGGTGCTTTAAATTCGGATGATTTCAAGAATCAAGCCGGTAAGTTAATGAATAATATCCAAAGTGGTGCGAAAAACATCTTCAATAAGCTCAACACCCAAAGCAATCGGAACTTCATTCAAAAACTCTTTGATAGCATGGCTAATTTCTTCAAAGGATTATTTAACTAA
- a CDS encoding NCS2 family permease: MERVSRFFGIEEQHSTVQREILAGFTTFISMVYILFVNPSVLGDSGMDKGAVFAATALASAIGCFLMGLYAKYPIATAPALGINAFFSYSVVIGMGVSWQTALAGVFVASLIFMLITVFKLREIIIDAIPRNMKLAISAGIGMFVAFIGLHGGGLIVANKSTVVGLGDFSQGTTWLTVFGLIITVILMVRKVPGAIFIGMLLTSIVGAISGLIKLPTHFVAAAPSLKPTFLAGLNHIGDINTVQMWVVVLTFLLVTFFDTAGTLVGLAEQAGFMKDNKMPRVGKALVSDSTAMLAGSLLGTSPVGAFVESSAGIAVGGRTGLTAVVTGVLFVFSLFFSPLLTVVTSQVTAPALVIVGVLMAQSLKKIDWEKLEIAIPAFLIVLGMPLTYSISDGIALGFIVYPITMITAGRRKEIHPIMYVLFFVFVVFMYILNVK; encoded by the coding sequence ATGGAAAGAGTAAGTCGCTTCTTCGGGATTGAAGAACAACATTCAACAGTGCAACGGGAAATCCTAGCAGGATTCACCACATTTATTTCAATGGTTTATATTTTATTCGTTAACCCGAGCGTTTTAGGTGATTCAGGGATGGATAAAGGGGCTGTTTTTGCAGCCACAGCATTAGCAAGTGCGATCGGGTGTTTCTTGATGGGGTTATATGCTAAATACCCAATTGCAACCGCACCAGCTTTAGGGATTAATGCCTTTTTCAGTTATTCAGTGGTTATCGGGATGGGTGTGTCATGGCAGACGGCCTTAGCGGGTGTATTTGTGGCTTCATTAATCTTCATGTTGATTACTGTCTTTAAGCTACGGGAAATCATTATTGATGCCATTCCGCGGAATATGAAACTAGCGATTTCAGCTGGGATCGGGATGTTTGTGGCTTTCATCGGTTTACACGGTGGTGGCTTGATTGTTGCGAACAAATCAACCGTTGTTGGTTTGGGGGACTTCTCGCAAGGGACGACTTGGTTAACTGTTTTCGGCTTAATCATTACCGTTATTTTAATGGTCCGTAAAGTACCAGGAGCAATCTTTATCGGGATGCTTCTAACCTCAATTGTGGGAGCCATCAGTGGCCTAATTAAGTTGCCAACACACTTTGTTGCAGCTGCGCCAAGTTTGAAACCCACTTTCTTAGCTGGTTTAAATCACATTGGCGATATCAACACCGTTCAAATGTGGGTCGTTGTACTCACTTTCTTATTAGTGACCTTCTTTGATACCGCCGGGACATTGGTCGGTTTAGCTGAACAAGCCGGCTTCATGAAAGATAACAAGATGCCCCGCGTTGGGAAAGCTTTGGTATCAGATTCAACGGCCATGTTAGCTGGGTCATTACTCGGAACATCACCAGTTGGGGCCTTTGTCGAATCGTCCGCTGGGATTGCTGTTGGTGGTCGAACTGGTTTAACGGCCGTTGTGACGGGTGTGTTATTCGTCTTCAGTTTATTCTTCTCACCATTATTGACGGTTGTCACGTCACAAGTGACGGCCCCCGCATTAGTGATTGTCGGTGTTTTAATGGCTCAATCATTGAAGAAAATTGACTGGGAAAAATTAGAAATTGCAATTCCTGCCTTCTTAATCGTTCTAGGCATGCCACTGACTTACAGTATTTCTGACGGGATTGCATTGGGCTTTATCGTCTATCCAATCACAATGATTACAGCTGGTCGTCGCAAAGAAATTCATCCAATTATGTATGTTTTATTCTTTGTTTTCGTGGTCTTTATGTACATCTTAAACGTAAAATAA
- a CDS encoding ArpU family phage packaging/lysis transcriptional regulator produces MFLFDIDEDKSRQQADRLLKRYWRVKHIAGSASHLKSPICDHAPKSFSSDNTTEKRAVKTLEARQTLEYIDVALSKLTVINRELLKMQYLSAGKLTMAYICGELGITASSFKKHKKQALLEFAESYPSEGLLIFKEH; encoded by the coding sequence GTGTTTCTTTTTGATATTGATGAGGATAAGAGCAGACAGCAAGCAGATAGATTATTAAAGCGATATTGGCGAGTGAAACATATTGCAGGTAGTGCCAGTCATTTAAAGAGTCCTATTTGTGATCATGCGCCAAAGTCTTTTAGCAGTGATAATACAACCGAGAAACGGGCGGTTAAAACACTCGAGGCACGGCAGACCCTAGAATACATAGACGTGGCTTTAAGTAAGTTAACGGTAATTAACAGGGAATTGCTAAAGATGCAGTATTTAAGTGCTGGTAAATTAACCATGGCTTATATCTGCGGTGAACTAGGTATAACAGCATCATCATTCAAGAAGCATAAGAAGCAGGCTTTGCTAGAGTTTGCCGAGTCCTACCCTAGTGAAGGCTTATTAATATTCAAGGAGCATTGA